Within the Candidatus Methylomirabilis sp. genome, the region GGGTGGGTGTAGATGGCGGGAGTAGATGAGACAAGTGTGCGAAGTAGATGAGACAGGCATGAAATGCGGGAATCAGGCGGAATGAGTAGTTAGCGAGCTTTCGATCTGGACACACCAATAACGTCGAGCCGTCCTAGAGGCCATCCCCCCGCGGCTTATGTTCCTCCATGCGCCGGATGATCTAGGGGATCCCCTTCTCGGGGCCCTGCCCAAGGACCTGCTCGGCCTGCCGTAGCTGCCGGAGGAGATCCTCCACCGTGTCCACCCGCTTCCGGGCGAGCTCGACTGCCTGTTCCGTGAGCAGCCGCTCCTCCTCCGGGGTGAGGAGCTTACCGGTAATGGCCATGGCCAGGATGGGCAGGTGGGCCGTCCGGGGATCCCGCCGGAGGGTCTGGATCAGGTCGAAGCCGCTCCGCCCCGGCATGTGGAGGTCGATGAGCGCGAAGTCGGGCTGCTGTTGGGCGACCTGATCGAGAGCTTCCTCTGCGGTTTGCGCGGTCAGGACCGCGTAGCCCTCTCGTCGGAGGAGTGTCGCGAGGGCGTCCAGCACCGGGGGCTCGTCGTCGACCACGAGGATTCGCCGGCCCCCGCCGGTCCCCCTCCGGAGATGCGCCAACCGGGCGACCAGCATCTTGGGATTGATCGGCTTCTGCAGGAAGTCGAGAGCGCCCAGACTGAGCCCAATCTCCCCGCCCTCGGTAACGCTAACCACGATCACGGGGGTCTCGCGGGTGGCCGGGTCGGCCTTCAAGGTCCGGAGCACTTCCCACCCTGAGACGTCCGGGAGGAGGATGTCGAGGGTGATGGCGAGCGGGCGAAGCCGGCGGGCCAGCGCCAGGCCCTCCTGGCCGTTGCGAGCCCAGGTGGTCCGGTAGCCAGCCTGCTCCAGGTGGTTGCGGATGAGCTCCGCGGCGGCCTGCTCGTCCTCGATCACCAGGACCTGGCGCTCCCCGGGGGCCTCTTCTGCCCGCTCCGCCGGGCGCGATGCGGCCAGCGGCTGGGCGACCGGGAGGGTGAATGCGAACCGGCTCCCGCGACCCACCGCGCTCTCCAGCCCGATCCGCCCGCCATGGAGCTCGACCAGTTTCTTGGTCAGGGCGAGGCCTAGGCCGGCCCCTTCGTGCCGCTTCCCGGCGGCGCTGCTCACCTGGACGAACTCCCGGAAGAGCTTCCCCTGCTCCTCCGGGGGGATCCCGACGCCCGTGTCCGCCACCGCGACCTCCACCCAGTCTGAGTCGAGATGGCGGGCCTGAAGGGTGACCTTGCCCCCGTCCGGCGTGAACTTGACTGCGTTGGAGAGGAGGTTGAAGAGAATCTGTTTCAAGCGGACCGGGTCGGCGGAGACGACGGGGAGATCCGCCGGGGCGTCCAGGTCAAGGGCCAAGCCTTTCTTCGTGGCCTGCGGCCGGATCGTGTTGAGGGCTCCCTCCAGGGTCTCCCGGACGAGGCATCGCTCGAGCGCGAGCTCCATGACTCCGGCCTCCACCTTGGAGAGGTCGAGCACGTCATTGATGATCTCTAGGAGGTGCCTGCCGCTCTGTTGGATATGGCCGACATAGCGAGCCTGTTTCTCGGTGACGGGTCCCGGGCGCCCCCCTTGCAGGAGGTCGCTGAAGCCGATGATCGCATTGAGGGGCGTCCGCAACTCGTGGGACATGTTGGCGAGGAACTCCGACTTGAATCGCGAGGCTTCCTCGAGCTGACCCATTGTCTCCCGGAGCTGGGCATTGGCGGCCTGAAGGGCCTCCTCCGCCCGCTTGCGCTCGCTGACGTCGCGGAGGATCCCCGTGAAGAAGACCCTGGCGCCCACCTTCCAGCTCGCGAGAGAAAGCTCCAGCGGGAATTCCGTTCCGTCCTGTCGCCTCCCGACCAGCTCGACTGTCTTTCCGATGACGTGGGCCTCTCCCGTGGCCAGGAAGCGGCTCAGCCCCTGGCGGTGGGCTTCATGGAACCGTTCCGGCATGAGGAGGGTGAGGGGCTTGCCGACCATGTAGCTCGCAGCGTAGCCGAAGATCTGCTCGGCGGCCCTGTTGAAGTAGGTGATGACGCCCTGGCTGTCGGCAGACACGATCGCGTCGTGCGCGGTCGCCGCGACGGCTCGGAACCTCTCTTCGCTGTCCCGCAGGGCGGCCTCCCCGCGCCGGCGCTCGGTGTTGGTCGCGGCCAAGATCAGGCCCGTCCCCGCGACCACACTCATGAAGGTCTGGAGCAACAGGAGGCGCTCGGTGGGGTCCTCCCCCAGAAAGGGGCCGACTGCCTGCACCGTCCCCCAGACCGCGATCGCCGACACGACCAGAGTCGCCGTCGCGGCCCCCCGGGGGCCAAACCGCAGCGCGGCCCAGATCACGAAGGGGA harbors:
- a CDS encoding MASE1 domain-containing protein encodes the protein MGILAAAYFGAARLGLSLAVMHPNVTLVWPPTGIALAALLLFGSRLWPGIALGAFLANASTAVSLATAGGIAVGNTLEALAGVYLLRRVGRFRNSLGRLQDVLGLLILAAACSTTVSATIGVASLCLGGAAPWALYGSLWWQWWLGDAMGALVVAPVLLTWGARPHLSWPLRRLAEAGTLLGLLVIVSQILFGGWFPTEVLGYPMAYVVFPFVIWAALRFGPRGAATATLVVSAIAVWGTVQAVGPFLGEDPTERLLLLQTFMSVVAGTGLILAATNTERRRGEAALRDSEERFRAVAATAHDAIVSADSQGVITYFNRAAEQIFGYAASYMVGKPLTLLMPERFHEAHRQGLSRFLATGEAHVIGKTVELVGRRQDGTEFPLELSLASWKVGARVFFTGILRDVSERKRAEEALQAANAQLRETMGQLEEASRFKSEFLANMSHELRTPLNAIIGFSDLLQGGRPGPVTEKQARYVGHIQQSGRHLLEIINDVLDLSKVEAGVMELALERCLVRETLEGALNTIRPQATKKGLALDLDAPADLPVVSADPVRLKQILFNLLSNAVKFTPDGGKVTLQARHLDSDWVEVAVADTGVGIPPEEQGKLFREFVQVSSAAGKRHEGAGLGLALTKKLVELHGGRIGLESAVGRGSRFAFTLPVAQPLAASRPAERAEEAPGERQVLVIEDEQAAAELIRNHLEQAGYRTTWARNGQEGLALARRLRPLAITLDILLPDVSGWEVLRTLKADPATRETPVIVVSVTEGGEIGLSLGALDFLQKPINPKMLVARLAHLRRGTGGGRRILVVDDEPPVLDALATLLRREGYAVLTAQTAEEALDQVAQQQPDFALIDLHMPGRSGFDLIQTLRRDPRTAHLPILAMAITGKLLTPEEERLLTEQAVELARKRVDTVEDLLRQLRQAEQVLGQGPEKGIP